The following coding sequences are from one Anguilla anguilla isolate fAngAng1 chromosome 12, fAngAng1.pri, whole genome shotgun sequence window:
- the LOC118210289 gene encoding trace amine-associated receptor 13c-like, translated as MNLTEVHQEESCVFSNFSCLEVLTAADVLLYVSAAVVVTLTVCGNLLVIISICHFKQLQTPTNFLLLSLAMADFLVGVIVMPLYFTMLIDPQRCFDTMPCTIFNVAELYLTCISIYNVALIAVDRYLALSNPFHYSMKMTVNLTLRIIAILWLYSLIYNMLLLYFNGNITDMKANITCGECIVTVNKEWSIIDFITVFVLPCSIIIFIYLNIFSIAKKHANKIRSVRKCPKVNNSSMASESKAAKTLGVLVAVFLLCLVPCYVSAFLNVYFKNRSVNLAVSITLTLIHLNSSINPIIYALFYPWFQRSVKLILTLKICGTESSILNVLERET; from the coding sequence ATGAATCTCACTGAAGTACATCAAGAGGAATCTTGTGTCTTTTCAAACTTTTCCTGTTTGGAAGTTTTAACAGCAGCTGATGTGCTGCTGTATGTGTCTGCGGCAGTAGTTGTGACACTGACAGTGTGTGGAAACCTGCTTGTGATCATCTCCATCTGTCACTTCAAGCAGCTTCAGACACCAACCAATTTCCTCCTACTGTCCCTGGCTATGGCGGACTTTCTTGTTGGGGTAATTGTGATGCCCCTCTATTTTACTATGTTGATAGACCCACAGAGATGCTTTGATACAATGCCTTGCACAATTTTTAATGTAGCAGAATTGTATCTTACTTGTATATCAATTTATAATGTAGCTTTAATTGCAGTAGACCGATATCTGGCTCTCTCCAACCCTTTTCACTACTCtatgaaaatgacagttaatTTAACTTTGAGGATAATAGCCATACTGTGGCTGTATTCATTAATCTACAATATGTTGCTTCTCTATTTCAATGGAAATATTACTGACATGAAAGCAAACATCACATGTGGTGAGTGCATTGTTACAGTTAATAAAGAATGGTCCATTATTGACTTCataactgtatttgttttaccatgctcaattattatattcatataccTGAACATTTTTTCTATTGCTAAaaagcatgcaaataaaattaggAGTGTTAGAAAGTGCCCAAAAGTAAATAACAGTTCTATGGCATCTGAAAGTAAAGCAGCAAAAACCCTTGGAGTTCTAGTGGCAGTGTTCCTTCTGTGCTTAGTACCCTGCTATGTAAGTGCCTTCCTTAATGTCTATTTCAAGAACAGATCTGTGAACCTTGCAGTTTCAATTACATTGACTctaatacatttaaattcttCCATCAATCCTATTATTTATGCCTTGTTCTATCCATGGTTTCAGAGGTCTGTTAAACTCATATTAACACTTAAAATATGTGGCACAGAGTCTTCCATCTTGAATGTGCTTGAACGGGAAACATAA